The nucleotide sequence GGAATGCAGCCGACGTTGAGGCAGGTGCCACCGAGCTCGGCGCGCTTCTCGACCAAGGCGACCTTGAGGCCGAGTTGAGCGGCGCGGAACGCGCAGACGTAGCCGCCGGGACCGGCGCCGATGACGATGAGATCGAAGGAGGAGGAGTCAGACATGATGACCTTTCTGCTTAATCTTTCTTTTTATCGTTCGCTCCACCCGTAGTCGGGAGAAAGAGAAAGATAGCGAAGAAAGAGAAAGAGGGTTTTAGATATCCAGTAAGAGGCGGGTGGGATCTTCGATGGCCTCTTTCACCTTCACGAGGAAGGTCACGGCTTCCTTACCGTCGACGAGGCGGTGATCGTAGCTGAGGGCCAGATACATCATCGGGCGGATGACGACTTCGCCGTTGACCGCCATGGGGCGCTCATTGATCGCGTGCAGCCCGAGGATAGCGCTCTGCGGAGCGTTGAGAATGGGGGTCGAGAGCATCGAGCCGAAGATGCCGCCATTGGTGATGGTGAACACGCCGCCGTCGAGATCGGCGAGGGTGATCTTGCCGTCACGGGCGCGTTTGGCGACTTCGCCGATGGCGGATTCGATGCCGGCCATGGAAAGGGTGTCGCAGTCGCGGATGACCGGGACCATGAGGCCCTTGGGCGTGGAGACGGCGACGCCCACGTCGTAGTAGTTGTTGGTGACGATTTCCTTGCCGTCGATCATGGCGTTGACGCCGGGCACTTCCTTGAGCGCGTGCACCACGGCCTTGGTGAAGAACGACATGAAGCCGAGCTTGAAGCCGTTCTTCTTCACGAAGACGTCCTGATATTTTTTGCGCAGCTCCATCACCGCGCTCATGTCGACCTCGTTGAAGGTCGTGAGCATGGCGGCTTGTTGTTGAGCCTGGACGAGACGCTCGGCGATTTTGGCACGGAGCGGGGTCATTTTCTTGCGCGTTTGGCGCTCGCCGGAGGCGGCGGGTTTGGCGGCGGCTGGCTGGGGCTTGGGTGCGGGAGTAGGGGCCGAGCTGGAGCTCGGCGTTTCCGGGGACTTGGCGGCGGCCAGCATGTCGCCTTTGGTGACGCGGCCGGCTTTGCCGGTGCCTTCAACGGTGGATGGATCAACGTCGGTTTCTTCGGCGAGTCGGCGCACGGCGGGCGATTGGGTGGATTCGGCCGCGGGGGCGTCTGGTTCTTCCTCTGCTGGGGCGGAGGACGTGGGTGCCGTCTCTCCCTTGGCGTCGGTGTCGATTTCGGCGACGACTTCACCAATTTTCACTTCGGCACCTTCCTCGACCTTGAGGCTGATGACGCCGTCGGCCTCGGCGAGGCCTTCGGACGTGATTTTGTCGGTTTCGAGTTCGAACAGGGCCTGGCCGTTTTTGACGGTGTCGCCATCGGCAACGTGCCATGTGGCGAGGACGCCGGAACTGATCGATTCGCCGAGGGGCGGGATTTTGACTTCGAGAGACATGAGCTAAGTGAGAAGGATGAAGAGTGAAGTAAGACGTCGGGTTAGAGGCTGAACGCTTCCATAAGGAATTGAGCGAGTTCGCGCTTGTGGAGGGCAAGGGCGCCGACGGCGGGTGAAGCGGCGGCATCGCGACCGGCGTAGATGGCTTTGCGGCCGAAGATCGTTTCAAGTTGCGGCGCGAGGTAGGACCAGGCGCCCATATTGTGCGACTCCTCCTGGCACCAGACCAAACGGGCGTCGGCGTGGCTGGCGGCGAGGTTTTTCAGCTCTTCGGTGTGGAGGGGATAAAGCTGCTCGATGCGGACGATGGTGGTGTCGGTGATCTCTTTTTCGCGCCGGTAGGCGTCGAGATCGTAGTAGACCTTGCCCGAGCAGAGGATGAGGCGTTTGGCCGCCGCAGACGGCGTGGGGTCGGGCATGATCTCCAAGAAGGAGGTGCCCTCGAGGAAATCTTCGACGTTGGACACGGCTTCCGGATGACGGAGCAGTGACTTGGGCGACATGACGACCAAAGGCTTGCGGAAGTCGCGGTGCATCTGGCGACGCAGGGCATGGAAGAAGTTGGCCGGGGTCGAGATGTTGGCGACCTGGATGTTGTCTTCGGCGCAGGCTTGGAGGAAGCGTTCGAGGCGGGCGGAGGAGTGCTCCGGACCCTGACCTTCGTAACCGTGGGGCAGGAGTAGCACGATACCGGATACGCGCTGCCATTTGGATTCGGAGGTGGTGATGAACTGGTCGATGACGACCTGGGCGCCGTTGACGAAATCGCCGAACTGGGCCTCCCACTGGCAGAGCATCTCGGGGTAGTCCAGGGAGTAGCCGTAATCGAACCCGAGCACGGCCGCTTCGGAGAGGAGCGAGTTGTAGACGCAGAGTTTACCCTGCTTCTCGGCCACGTGATCGAGGGGGGCGTAACGCTCGCGGGTTTCCTCGTCGTAGAGGTAGGCGTGGCGTTGGCTGAAGGTGCCGCGGCGGCAGTCCTGGCCGGAGAGGCGCACGGGGGTGCCTTCGCCGAGGAGGGTGCCCCAGGCGAGGGATTCCGCGTAGGACCACTCGATGGGGCCGCCGGCGGTGAAGGCCTTGGCGCGATTGTCGAGCAGGCGCTGGATCTTCTTGTTAACGTGAAAGCCGTCGGGCGTATGGGTGAGGGCGTGGGAGACGACGGCGAGGGCGTCCTGCGTCACTCCGGTGAGAACGGGAGCGTGACTGTAACTGGGTTGGAAGATCGCGGTCGAGCCGCGGAACTGGTCCTGGGTTTCCTTGGCGGCGACGCGGGCGGCGTCGGCCTCTTTGGCTTTCTTGAAATCGGCCTCCATCGCGCCGGTGTATTCGGCGACAATCGCGTCGGCGTCAGCTTGGGTGATCGTGCCTTCCTTGATGAGCTGGTCGGTGTAGATCGACGAAACGAGCGGGTGGCTGCGAATCGACTTATACATGAGTGGCTGGGTGAAGGCGGGCTCGTCGCTCTCGTTGTGGCCGTGCCGGCGGTAGCACACCATGTCGATGACCACGTCGCGTTGGAACTTCACGCGAAACTCGAGGGCGAGCTGGGTCACGTAGCAGACGGCCTCGGGATCGTCGCCGTTCACGTGGAATACCGGGGCTTCGATCATCTTGGCGACGTCGGTGCAGTAATGGGTCGAGCGGGCGTCGGCGGGATTGGTGGTGAAACCAATCTGGTTGTTGATGACGAAGTGAACGGTGCCGCCGGTGCGGTAGCCCGGGAGTTGGGAAAAGTTCAGCGTTTCCGCGACAACGCCCTGACCGGCGAAGGCGGCGTCGCCGTGGATGAGCAACGGACAGACTTTGCGGCGTTCGAGATCACCGCGGATGCGTTGGCGGGCCCGGGCCTTGCCCTCGACGACGGGGTTGACGATCTCGAGGTGGGATGGGTTGGCGGCGAGTCGCACCTCGACGTCGCCGCCGGTCTTCGTGGGGAAGACGGCCTCGAACCCGAGGTGGTATTTCACGTCGCCATCACCCGCAACGGCGTCGGGGATGTAGTTTTCGGAGAACTGGTCGAAGAGGACGGAAAACGGCTTGCGCAGGATGTTGGCGAGCACGGAGAGGCGACCGCGGTGGGCCATGCCCATGACGACTTCCTCGATGCCTAGTTCGGGGCATTTCTCGAGGAACGAGTCGAGCGCGGCGATGGTGGTCTCGCCGCCTTCGAGCGCGAAACGCTTCTGGCCGACGAATTTGGTGTGGAGGAACTTCTCGAACAGCTCCGCCTTGTGCACGCGGCGCAGGATCTGGGTTTTGCGAAACTTGTCGAAAGACGGCTGGTTGTTGCACATCTCCATTTTCAGCTGGAGCCAATCGCGGGCCTCCATGTCGCCGACGTGCATGTATTCGACGCCGATCGTGCCGCTGTAGGTTTGGTTCAGCGTATCGATGATGTCGCGGAGCTTCATCTGTCCTCCGCCCTTGTAGCGGGTGAGGGTGAACGACTCGTCCATGTCGGCCTCGGTGAACTCGAAGGACTCGGGCGAGAGTTTGGGGTGCGGAGCGGGCCGCGGATTGAGCGGATCGAGATGCGCCTGCATGTGCCCGTGAGAGCGATGGGCATTGATCATGCGAATCGCCATGACCTGTTTGCGACTGTCGACCACGTTTACTCCGGCGGCGCTGGCACCGGCGGAGGTCATCGGACCACCATCGTGACCCAGCGTGAAACCTTGGAAAAATGCGCGCCAGGTGGCGTCGACGGACGAGGGGTCTTCCAACCATTGCTCGTAGAGAGATTCGAAAACCTCAGCGTTGGCGCCGGCGGAAAGGGAGGACGGATTCATGATGATGGGAAGAGGAACCGCGTTTCGCAAAATGAGAGGCGTTGCGCGGTCGGGTTCAGGCAACTCACCTGAAGATAGAGATTTGGTCGTGATCGCAAAGTAAGCGTAACGTTTACTCAAGTGCGATCCCGGTAGAAACTACGTCGATTGATGTAGTTTGAGATTCCCTAACACCGGGCAGGAGCGGCATTAATTCCCCTATTCAAACGATGGAAACCGAAATCAAATCTTCATTATCCGCTTTGATGACCGCGATCGAGCAGTCTGACGGGCAGGTCATTGCCACCGAAATGGCGCGCCTGGATGGTTTTCTACAAACGGGGCGCGGGGCGTTGCACCCGCAGCTGGTGCATTTTTTGGAGAACCGCAGTTATGCGAAGGCGGTGATGTTTTTGGGCGGAGATTTCGATATTCCGGTGGGAGTGTGCGGAGGACGTCATGGCCGGTCGTAAGGATCGCAGCGGCAAGGTTTCCACCGACGGAGGGGGAGACTTGGGGCAAAATCCGTTCGCAGCGCTGGGTGGACTGAGCAATTTACCGGCGGGACCGACTCCCACCGAACCCGCCCCGCCCCCGACCGCCTCGTCGAAGCGTGGTCAACCGAACAAAAATCGCGGTCGCGTCGAAATCCGACGCCTCACAGGTGGACGAGGTGGAAAAACGGTCACGGCGGCGTCGGGATTCGTGGGCATTAGCGAAGCCGAGAAAGCGCAATTGGCCAAACGCCTGCAAAAAGCCTGCGGCGCCGGTGGCACGGTCAAAGACGGCGCGATCGAAATCCAAGGCGACAAACGCGATCAAGTCGCGGCGATCCTGACCGAAGCGGGATTCCGCCCGGTGATGGCGGGCGGGTGAAAGGTGCCGCGGTGGGGCTTATCTCTACCAGATTACGCTTCCGGCGTATGGGTTGAATGGCGAGTCGTCGGTGACGAAGGGGAGGTTTTCGATCAATGCCGTCGAAATGATCAGTCGGTCGAATGGGTCGCGGTGATGGAATGGCAGGTTGGCGACTCCCAGCAGGAGGGGGCGTTTACGCCGCCAGACCGGCTGCCAAGGCCAGTGCGGGGCGGGCGCGATTGAGGATGTAGAGGTGGTAGCCGGGGGCGCCGTTGGCGATGAGGCCGCGGATCTGGTCCAAGGCCCAGTCGATGCCGATGATTTCGACGACGTCGGGGCTTTCGGCCGCGACTTCGAGACGGCGGTTGAGTTGGGCGGGCAGGGCCGTGCCGCACATGGCGGCGATGCGGGTGATCTGCTTGAGCGAGAGCACGGGCATGATGCCGGGCACGATGGGAACGGTGATCCCGGCGGCGCGGCATTTTTCGACAAAGCGGTAGTAGATGGCGTTGTCGAAGAAGAGCTGGGTCGTGATGAAATCGGCCCCGGCGTCGACCTTGCGTTTGAGGTTGTCGAGGTCGGTTTCAAGCGAGAAGGCTTCCGGGTGCTTTTCCGGGTAACCGCCGACACCGAGGCAAAAATCCGGGTGCCGCGCCTTGAGCAGGGTCACGAGTTCGTTGGCGTAGCGCAGGCCGTCGGTAGCGACTTCGAAGGTGGTTTCTCCTTTGGGCGGGTCGCCGCGCAGGGTCATGATGTTGCGAAAGCCGTCGGCAAAGAGGCGGTCGGCGTGGGCCTCCAACTCGTCGCGGCTGTGGCCGACGCAGGTCAGATGTGGCATGACGGTGAACCCGAGCTCGTCTTTGAGCAGGGCGGAAACTTGCGCCGTGCGGTCCCGGGTGCTGCCACCGGCGCCGTAAGTCACGGAAACGAAATCCCATTCGATGGCCTTCAGTGCTTCGGCGGATTCGCGCAGGGCAATGACGCCGTCATCGTTTTTAGGCGGGAAAAACTCCAGCGAGCGGAGCGGGCGATTGGAGGCGAAAAGCGAGGAGATGGACCGGTCCTGAGTCATTACGCATCATCATATCGGAATATAATGATATAATATCAAGCCTCTATTCCAAAGGAGCGACAGAGGGGGCGAAGTTTCGCTTCACATCGAGACCCATGAGGCGCAGCGCCGCCCGACCGAGGGGGGCGTAGGGATTGGCCAGCGTTTCAATGGTTTCGAAGTGATTGCTCTCAGGGATGATGAGTAATTCGGCGGCGAGTCCGTGGGCTTGCCCGGCGCGGTGGAACTCGCGGGCCTGACGTTTGAACTCGGGCGTTTCCAAGGTTCCGTGGGCGATGATCAACGGACCCGTGATCCGGTTGAGATGATGAATCGGGCTGAGGCGAGCAATGGCGGGCGCATGGAGCGTCACGTATTCGCGTCGGCTGGACAGCGCGACCGGGTCGAGGTCATACATGCCACTGACGATGAGGCCGCTCTTTAACACGTTGGCCGGCAGGCCGAGTCGCGTCCAATCGGTGATCAGCATGACGGCGGCGAGGTGCCCGCCGGAGGAGAATCCGGACAGGTGGATGCGGTCGCGGTCCCCGCCGAATTCGGCAGCGGCATGATGATAAACCCAAACGATCGCGGATCGCAGTTGGTCGACGAGCGGTTGCAGGTTGCCGTCGTGATCTGTGACCGAAGCAAAGTCGGGCACGACGAAATGGGCCCCTCCACGCACGAACAATTCTGCTGCGAAGGCGTTGTCGCGAGCGCGGCCGAATCGCCAGGTGCCGCCGTGGATGTAGATGTGGATCGGAGCGTTTTTCGCGGCCGTGGGGTAGACGTCCAGATGTTCAGTTGCGTTCGAACCGTAGGCCAGGCGTCGCGGTTCGCCGATCGCCTGCCGGGCCGCGACGCTGTTGGCGGCTTGTCGTTTCAGAACCTGAGCGAGATTGGGGGCGTAGACCGCTTGGTCGTAGACCCGGTCGAGTTCAGCTTGCGTGTAATCGAGCCACACGACCGGCTCGGCCGCGGGCGGGCGGAGGACACCGAATGTCAGCATCACCAGGGCAAGGAGGACGCGGGTCAGACTCATGACTGCGAGGCCAACCAGTTGCGCCAACCGCCGAAGGCCGTGATGTCGGTGGCGTGCTCGAAGCCGATCGGTTCGCACACGAAACCCTTGGTGGTGGTGCCGTCGGCCAGTGTGATGGTGCCGATGGCGAGAGGAGCCGGGACTTCGGCGGTGAATTGTCCGAACGCCGTCGCATTCAGCGACCAAATTTCCACCGCGATGGCCGCGCCGTTGCCATCGACCGGGCAGTGCCGCAGTCCGGGTTTCGGCGGTTGGGTCGCGCTCAGCGCAAACAGTTCGTAGTCGGGCGAAGTCGTGGTCTCGCGCACAAACGTGGCACCGCGATCGGTGAGTTGGTGGTTGAGCGGTTGACCGCGCAGATGCGCGCCGACCACGGCCAGTTCGATCGCATCGTCGTTGGTCGGGGAGGGAGCCGCGATCTCCGGTTGATCGGAGCTGAACCGTGCGCCGATCGCGGCCAGTCTGGCGTCGGACCAAGCCGGACCGAACAGCGTCACGCCAAACGGCAGGCCGTCGGGACGAAACCCCGCGGGGATGGCGAGGGCGGCGGTGTCGAGCAAGTTGGCGAAGTTGGTGTAGTGACCGAGGTTCGAATTGAGGGTGATCGGGTCGGCCTCGAGTTGGGCGCGGGTATAGATCGTCGCCGCCGTGGGCAACACCATGAGGTCGACGTCGGCCCAGACCGCGGCGGCTTCGCGCTGCAGGGCTTTGAGTCGGTAAAACGATTCGAACGCATCGACGGCGAGTGGTTGCGCGCCGCCCTCGATGATGCGGCGGGTGACCGGGTGCATGGCGTCGGCATGGGTCGCGTGAAACGCGCGCACGGCCGACCAACGTTCCGCCACCCACGGCCCCTCGTAGAGCAATCGCGCGGTGGTGGCGAAAGGAGTGAAATCAATTTCGACGCGTTCTCCGCCGAGTGACTCCAGTCGGTTGAGCGCGGCAGCGTAGAGCGGTGGGTTCAGGTCATCGCCGAACCACTGCAACTGATCGGCACGCGGGAGGGCGAAGCGGAAACCGGCGGACGAGCCGCCGGGCACCTTTGGGGCCTCGCGGGCATAGGGATCGGTGGCGTCGAAGCCTCCCGCCACTGCGGCGACGGCGGAAGCCTCGGTCACGGAGGCGGCAAAGATCGAGACGCAATCCAATGAGCGGCAGGCGGGAACCACGCCGGTTGTGCTGAGCCAGCCGCAGGTTGGCTTGAGACCGACCAAGTTGTTGAACGAGGCAGGCACGCGGCCCGAACCGGCGGTGTCGGTGCCAAGGGAAAAGGTCACCAACCCGGCCGCCACGGCCACCGCCGAGCCGCTACTCGACCCCCCCGGAATCATGGCGGGGTGATACGGATTGCGCGGCGTGCCGTAGGGTGAACGCACGCCGACCAGGCCGGTGGCAAACTGGTCGAGATTGGTTTTGCCGATTGGAATGGCGCCGGCGTCGAGCAGTTGCTGCACGACCGGCGCGGAGGCGGTGGGGATGTATCCAAATTCAGGACACCCGGCGGTGGTCGGCACGCCGGCCAGGTCGATGTTGTCCTTGATGGCAAACGGCACACCGTAGAGCGGTTGGTCGCGGGGCCCGCGTTGCATGATCCGTTCGAGGTGGCCGGCCAATTCCGCCGACGAGAGCCGGTGAATCCAGACGGCGGGATCGTCAAGGGCATCGATGCGACGCCCGACTTCCGCGACCACCTCGGCCGGCGTGATCACACCGGGGGCGTAAATCTCGCGCAGCGAATGCAGATCAAATTTAAAATTGGCTAAGTTCACTCGTGGGAGGCTGTGGCGGGAGCGGCGGGAGGCAAGGGAGTGACGGCGGCGAATTTCGCGCAGGCGGCCATCAACGCGGCCACCAGTAGGTAGCTGAGCGCCAGACTCAGGTTCTGTCCGAGGGCGACGTGTTCCCCGTGCATCATGCCGATGAACGTCAACCCGGCGCCGGCGGCGGCGAACGAGGCCGCCCGCCAGAGTTGGCGTTCGATCACAAACACGGTCGTGGCGGCCAGCACGATGCCGGACAACGCGGAGCCGTTGCCGAATGTGCTCATGACGTCGAGCAGCACGCCTTTGCCCGCGAGCGCCCCCGCCAGCTCGGGCGATATGTCGTTGATTCCCGCGGCGGAGAGGGAGTTGCGGATCAAACTCTCCGCCCAGTGCGCCAGGTGTGGCATCACCCCGAGAATGACGGCGGGGGCGTGACGCAGCGGCGTTTCCTGAAACGCCTGCGAGCCGATCAACATGCCGATGTAGAGAAGAATCGGCAGAATCGCGACCACCGGTATCAGCGCCAGCAATACGGATATGATGCCCAGCCAACACAGCACCAGCGCCATGATGCCGGTGGCAAAAGCGTAGCCGCAGCGTCCGCCCATGGCTTTCCACCCCGGATGGCCGATGTAGACCGCGAGATTGTAGGGGTTGCCCATCAGGCAGCCGATCATGCTCACCACGCCGTCGGTCATCAGCACCTGGCGGGTGGAGAACTGGTCCCCCGCGGCGGAGGCGCTCTCGACGTTGTCGAGGGCTTCGATCAAATCGTAGATGCCAAACGGAATCGCGGTGACAATCAACAGGCCGAGGTATTCGAAACCGGAGAACGTGTGCCCGATGGCGGGAATCGGCACGCTGAAGCCGAAGTGGGTGAACGACGCGGTGAGGTTCGAAAGGGTCATGCCGCCGTAGTTGAGATCGAAGAGGTTGGAGCCCCACGCGATGGTGGTGCCGCCGACCAATGCGATGAAACCGGCGGGCAGTCCCTTCATGAATTTCACGCCGCCAAACCAGCTGACCAAAATCACCGCAAAGCAGGTGAGGCCGATGATCGGAGTGGCGAACATCTCCAGCGCCGGTCGCATCGAAATGTAGGTGATCGATATGCCGGTGAGCGTGGCGAGCAGGGCGGCGCGCGGGGTGACGCGTCGTATCCAACTGCCGAATATACTGCCGATGAAGAAGACCACGCTTTGCAGAAACACCCAGGTCAGGCCGGCTTCCCATGCTTTCACCGGATCACCCGTGGCGAGCTTGATCGGCAGCATGATCACCAAGGTCCCGATGAACATGTGCCCGACGCCGGGCCCGGACGGCATGGCGCAGATGTCGGTGCGCCCGGTCTTTTTCATCAGGTCGTAGGCCATCCAACCATAGTAACCGGAGGACAAAAACAGCATCAGGCCGACGGCGGGCAGAATGCGGCCGAAGACCAGTTCGTTGGGAAAGCCGAGCACGAAGGTCAGCAGCCCGGTCATGGTCAGGAGATTGACCAGGATGTTGGTGCCGAAGCCGAAAAAGGCGTTCCAGTCACCGGGAACCCAGAGCTTGGGTTTGGCAGGAGGGAGGGCGGTCGAAGTGGTCATGTTGAAACGGGAGAGGCGGCGAGGGCGGCGAGGACGCGGTCGGTGTCGGAGACCCAACCGAAGATGCCGCCCTGCGCCTTGATCATGGCGAGGCCGGCGGCATGAAATTCGGGAAAGTAGGACGCGGTGGCGTCGGCGGGCACGAGGCAGTCGTAGCCGCGGTCGTTGGCCTCGCGCACCGTGGTGTGGACGCAGACCTCGGTGGTCACGCCGGTGACAATGAGTTGGGTGATGCCGCGGGCCTGCAGCACGGTCTGTAAAGTGGTCGCGTAGAAGGCCCCCTTGCCGGGTTTGTCGATGATGGGCTCACCGGGCAGCGGCGTGAGTTCGGTGATGATGTCGTGACCGGGTTCACCGCGCACGAGGATGCGGCCCATGGGACCTTGGTCGCCGATCGCCAGTGCAGGATTGCCGCGCGTGCGTTTTGCAGGCGGCAGGTCGGACAAGTCGGGGCGATGGCCCTCGCGGGTGTGCACCACGAGCAGGCCGTGCGAGCGCCACGCAGCCAGCAGGCGGCGGTTCGGAGCGATGGCGCGGCGCAGTTGACTGACGTCGTTGCCCAACGATTCGCCAAAACCGCCGGGCTCGACGAAGTCGCGTTGCATGTCGATGACGAGCAGCGCACAGGTGGACGGCGTGAACGGAAAAGGGCCGGGCTCGGCGTCGATGGTCGGAATGGCGAGTTCCATCGGGTCAGGCGGCGGCCGAGGAGAACATGGTGGAGACGGGAGCGGTGCAGACACCGGCTTTCTCGAGTGCGCGGGCGACGCGCAGGAGCTTGGCCTCGCTGAACGGCGCTCCGATCAGTTGGACGGCGCAGGGCAGGGCGCCCGACGGGTGCACGGGGGCGGCCAGAATGGGCAGGCCCACGAGCGAAATCGGTTGAGTGAACAAACCGATGTTGGGCCGCAACGGGAGTTCTTGGCCGTGAAAAGTGAGCGTGGTTTGACCCAACGTCGGAGCGCACAGCGGCGTGGCCGGAGCGATCAGGACATCGACCTCCGCGAAGATCGCCCGGAGCTGGTCGCGCCACCAAGCGCGGAAGCGTTGCGCTTGATCGACCCAGGCGGCGGGCAAGAGGGCACCGGCGAGAAGACGGTCGCGGACGTTGGGATCAAAATCGTGGGCGCGTTGCCGCAAGCGGTCGAGATGGCGGGCGCCACTCTCGGCTGCGGTGATGACGAAGGCGGCGGTGCGGGCCAAGCCGGGCTCGGGCAGCTCGACCACGCGATCCGAGGCCAGCGCAGCGGCGACGGTGGCCACGGCGCCGTGGACGGTGGCTTCACCGCCGCTGGCAAAGTAGCCACCGAGTTGCGCGATGCGCAGGCCGTCGAGTCCACCGCCCAGTTGGGTGGAAACGAGCGGCAGCGGGACGGAAGTGCAGGCGGCGTCGCGACTGTCGGGTCCGGCCATGGCGTCGTAGGCGACGGCGAGATCGGCTACGGAGCGGGCGAACGGACCGATGGTATCGAGAGCATCCACGAAGGGGAAGGAACCCGCGCGGGAAAGCGCACCGTAAGTGGGCCGGAGTCCCCAGATACCGCAGAAGGAGGCCGGGACTCGAATGGAGCCGTTGGTATCGGTGCCGAGGGCAATCGGCACCAGACCACCAGCCACCGCGGCGCCGGAACCACCGGAGGAACCGCCGGCGGAGCGGCTGAGTTCACGCGGATTGTGGGTGGCGCCATCGTGGATGTTTTCGGTGACGAAATCGTAGGCGTATTCGCCCATGTTGAGCGCGCCGAGACAAACGGCCCCGGCCGCCTGCAAACGCGCGACGGCGGTGGCGTCCCGGGAGGCGGGCGGGTCGTCGCGGTTGATCTTGGAGCCGGCGACCGTGACTTCACCGGCAAGATCGAACAGGTTTTTAACGGCGTAAGGGACGCCCGCGAGCGGACCGGGATCGCGACCGGCCGCGATGGTGGCATCGACGGCGTCGGCCTCGGCCCGGGCGCGGGGGGCGGTGACGAGAGTGAAGGCGTTGAGCTCGGTATGCGTGGCGGCGATACGCTCCAGCAGCAGGTCGGTGACGGAGCGCGCGGAGATGCGGCGCTCGCGGACGGCGGCGGCGATCTCGGTGGCGGTGGCAGTGACAGGATCGAGGCTCATGGGTTGAAGACCGGGGCGGGTTCGGTTTCGTCGGGAAGCTCCATGGCCAGCAAGGGTCCGGCCAATCGCGCGATCACCTCGAGGTTGCGGGTGACGCCGAGTTGATGGCTCGGTTCGATGGTCAGGTTCTGCGCGGCGGCGGCGTGTTTGAGGTAGACGGTCCAGTCGGGGCCGGCGGGCGGAGTGAACGGGGCGAGCGAAACGTGGGCGGCGACGATGCGCCAATTGCCGTCGATGAGCGTCCACAGCTGCGATTGGCGACCCTGGCGTTCGATGCCGGAGACCTTGG is from Synoicihabitans lomoniglobus and encodes:
- the odhB gene encoding 2-oxoglutarate dehydrogenase complex dihydrolipoyllysine-residue succinyltransferase; translated protein: MSLEVKIPPLGESISSGVLATWHVADGDTVKNGQALFELETDKITSEGLAEADGVISLKVEEGAEVKIGEVVAEIDTDAKGETAPTSSAPAEEEPDAPAAESTQSPAVRRLAEETDVDPSTVEGTGKAGRVTKGDMLAAAKSPETPSSSSAPTPAPKPQPAAAKPAASGERQTRKKMTPLRAKIAERLVQAQQQAAMLTTFNEVDMSAVMELRKKYQDVFVKKNGFKLGFMSFFTKAVVHALKEVPGVNAMIDGKEIVTNNYYDVGVAVSTPKGLMVPVIRDCDTLSMAGIESAIGEVAKRARDGKITLADLDGGVFTITNGGIFGSMLSTPILNAPQSAILGLHAINERPMAVNGEVVIRPMMYLALSYDHRLVDGKEAVTFLVKVKEAIEDPTRLLLDI
- a CDS encoding 2-oxoglutarate dehydrogenase E1 component gives rise to the protein MNPSSLSAGANAEVFESLYEQWLEDPSSVDATWRAFFQGFTLGHDGGPMTSAGASAAGVNVVDSRKQVMAIRMINAHRSHGHMQAHLDPLNPRPAPHPKLSPESFEFTEADMDESFTLTRYKGGGQMKLRDIIDTLNQTYSGTIGVEYMHVGDMEARDWLQLKMEMCNNQPSFDKFRKTQILRRVHKAELFEKFLHTKFVGQKRFALEGGETTIAALDSFLEKCPELGIEEVVMGMAHRGRLSVLANILRKPFSVLFDQFSENYIPDAVAGDGDVKYHLGFEAVFPTKTGGDVEVRLAANPSHLEIVNPVVEGKARARQRIRGDLERRKVCPLLIHGDAAFAGQGVVAETLNFSQLPGYRTGGTVHFVINNQIGFTTNPADARSTHYCTDVAKMIEAPVFHVNGDDPEAVCYVTQLALEFRVKFQRDVVIDMVCYRRHGHNESDEPAFTQPLMYKSIRSHPLVSSIYTDQLIKEGTITQADADAIVAEYTGAMEADFKKAKEADAARVAAKETQDQFRGSTAIFQPSYSHAPVLTGVTQDALAVVSHALTHTPDGFHVNKKIQRLLDNRAKAFTAGGPIEWSYAESLAWGTLLGEGTPVRLSGQDCRRGTFSQRHAYLYDEETRERYAPLDHVAEKQGKLCVYNSLLSEAAVLGFDYGYSLDYPEMLCQWEAQFGDFVNGAQVVIDQFITTSESKWQRVSGIVLLLPHGYEGQGPEHSSARLERFLQACAEDNIQVANISTPANFFHALRRQMHRDFRKPLVVMSPKSLLRHPEAVSNVEDFLEGTSFLEIMPDPTPSAAAKRLILCSGKVYYDLDAYRREKEITDTTIVRIEQLYPLHTEELKNLAASHADARLVWCQEESHNMGAWSYLAPQLETIFGRKAIYAGRDAAASPAVGALALHKRELAQFLMEAFSL
- a CDS encoding translation initiation factor; protein product: MAGRKDRSGKVSTDGGGDLGQNPFAALGGLSNLPAGPTPTEPAPPPTASSKRGQPNKNRGRVEIRRLTGGRGGKTVTAASGFVGISEAEKAQLAKRLQKACGAGGTVKDGAIEIQGDKRDQVAAILTEAGFRPVMAGG
- the metF gene encoding methylenetetrahydrofolate reductase [NAD(P)H] translates to MTQDRSISSLFASNRPLRSLEFFPPKNDDGVIALRESAEALKAIEWDFVSVTYGAGGSTRDRTAQVSALLKDELGFTVMPHLTCVGHSRDELEAHADRLFADGFRNIMTLRGDPPKGETTFEVATDGLRYANELVTLLKARHPDFCLGVGGYPEKHPEAFSLETDLDNLKRKVDAGADFITTQLFFDNAIYYRFVEKCRAAGITVPIVPGIMPVLSLKQITRIAAMCGTALPAQLNRRLEVAAESPDVVEIIGIDWALDQIRGLIANGAPGYHLYILNRARPALALAAGLAA
- a CDS encoding alpha/beta hydrolase; its protein translation is MSLTRVLLALVMLTFGVLRPPAAEPVVWLDYTQAELDRVYDQAVYAPNLAQVLKRQAANSVAARQAIGEPRRLAYGSNATEHLDVYPTAAKNAPIHIYIHGGTWRFGRARDNAFAAELFVRGGAHFVVPDFASVTDHDGNLQPLVDQLRSAIVWVYHHAAAEFGGDRDRIHLSGFSSGGHLAAVMLITDWTRLGLPANVLKSGLIVSGMYDLDPVALSSRREYVTLHAPAIARLSPIHHLNRITGPLIIAHGTLETPEFKRQAREFHRAGQAHGLAAELLIIPESNHFETIETLANPYAPLGRAALRLMGLDVKRNFAPSVAPLE
- the atzF gene encoding allophanate hydrolase, whose amino-acid sequence is MNLANFKFDLHSLREIYAPGVITPAEVVAEVGRRIDALDDPAVWIHRLSSAELAGHLERIMQRGPRDQPLYGVPFAIKDNIDLAGVPTTAGCPEFGYIPTASAPVVQQLLDAGAIPIGKTNLDQFATGLVGVRSPYGTPRNPYHPAMIPGGSSSGSAVAVAAGLVTFSLGTDTAGSGRVPASFNNLVGLKPTCGWLSTTGVVPACRSLDCVSIFAASVTEASAVAAVAGGFDATDPYAREAPKVPGGSSAGFRFALPRADQLQWFGDDLNPPLYAAALNRLESLGGERVEIDFTPFATTARLLYEGPWVAERWSAVRAFHATHADAMHPVTRRIIEGGAQPLAVDAFESFYRLKALQREAAAVWADVDLMVLPTAATIYTRAQLEADPITLNSNLGHYTNFANLLDTAALAIPAGFRPDGLPFGVTLFGPAWSDARLAAIGARFSSDQPEIAAPSPTNDDAIELAVVGAHLRGQPLNHQLTDRGATFVRETTTSPDYELFALSATQPPKPGLRHCPVDGNGAAIAVEIWSLNATAFGQFTAEVPAPLAIGTITLADGTTTKGFVCEPIGFEHATDITAFGGWRNWLASQS